DNA from Ictidomys tridecemlineatus isolate mIctTri1 chromosome 12, mIctTri1.hap1, whole genome shotgun sequence:
GACTCTTTGCTGTTCCACAGGTGTTTTATCAGCTGGAAGGAGACATGGTTCTCCGAGTCCTGGAGCGAGGGAAGCACCGGGATGTGGTCATTCGGCAGGGAGAGGTGAGGCTGGACCCCAGCAGATGGGGTGGTAAAGGGCACCAGAACAGGAGCCCACCCTGGCCACTCGCCCTAGCCTTGGCTGAGGCTCTGTCCTCCTCACACTTTCCTGCCCCTGCCTGGTCCCTGGGCACTCCCTCCTCTTGGCCACCAAGTGCTAGCACAGCTGGACATTCCCCGCTTGGTTCCCTGGGCAGGCCTGGCAGAGAGCAGGGCCTAACATGGATGGCAATGTCCCCTGTGCCCTGCGGGTGAGCTGGGATGCCTGGGAAGCTGCAGGAGCTGATGTCTCCGTGAGGGATGGCAGCCTTGCTGGGCACCTGGTCTCCACCACTACAGATATTCCTCCTGCCTGCTGGGGTCCCCCACTCCCCGCAGAGGTTTGCCAACACCATGGGGCTCGTGATTGAGCGGAGACGGCTGGAAACCGAGCTAGATGGGCTCAGGTAAATGCCCCTGTTGGGGCCTGGGGCAAACAGCAGGCTAGTAGCAGAGGGGTGCAGCTCAATACTGCAGCAGAAGGAATCCCAGGTTGACTCAAGAAAGCACTTCCTGGTCACCAAGAGGATGGAGGGGTTGGCTGCCAGATGCAATGGAGTTCTTTATTTGCTGGCTAACTGGGAGGGTGAGGATGTTTAATGATGGGTGTGGGAGATGATGTCTCTGTCCCTCACCCCCTATCCCATACCCAGGAGCCCATTCAGACTGATGATCCTCTGGCTGGAGTCAGAACCTGTTTTCCTACATGAGTCAGCTGGGGCGGGGGAGGGCCGCTGCAGAAAGGGAGGTGGGGGACAGCCAAGAGGACCCTCTACCCAGGGCAGCCCAAGCACTGCTGCGTCTCACAACCTCAGCTTCCAGGGCCAGCCCAATCCACAATAGGCACAGATAGCTGGGTAGCACCtggctgtgtgccaggcacccgGATGGAGctttgtatgtatttattcattgaatGTCCCCCAGATGACTCTAGGGAGTAGGGACTGTTATCTTTCATACTGGGCACAGGGAAGGGAAACTTGCTAGAGCTTAACCTTCTAGACCCTAGGAAAGCAGGGCCAAGATCAacaccaaggaaagaacacaggcCCAGCTGTGTACTCTGATTATACAGCTGTGATTCACATTTGGTCTAATCAGTTGCCCAATTGTTACTCTCTGAAAAGAGGAAGCCTCTGAAGCAAAGAGGACCAAAGATTTTTCTGAaagttaaactttttaaaattaatgtttgtcCCCttgtgctggagatggaacctaaggtctcacacgtgctaagtacatgctctaccactgagctacaccccagccctttcacTAAGAAAATCTAATTTTCTCATCAAGTTATTGGGGTCGGGATATTTTGGCCCACGTCTTCTGCTATAATTGCTAAaatgggcctttttttttttttttggtactgggtattgaacccaggagcactccaccactgaaatacactcccagcctttttattttttcattttgagacagggcttcactaagttgccctggctgaccTCAGactgagtagctgagattgcaggagtgtgccaccaagcctgactCTTTTAatgggtactttttttttaatacttccttttttctttttccttcaaattaCCTAAGTCATACACATTCACTCAAAATCTGGAAAAGTGcaggaatgaaaaatgaaaaataaaattacgtCTCAGAAAAAGGATTAATGttatggtatatgaattatttctcaagaaaacaaaacagacaaaagcaAAAGGAAGTGGGGAGTGTTTGTCATCCCCAATTAAACCTAGAAGCACTTAGATTTCCACCTTTTTTCTGTGCATATCTGTACCTGACAACATTTCAGTCTTCTTGCCTGAGTGGGTTTGAATTTTGGTTTTTGTACTTAAAAAAACTCATGAGTATTTATCGGACTAttaaatcttttcaaaaaatacaatattaagggctggggatgtggctcaagcggtagcgtgctcgcctggcatgcgtgcggcccgggttcgatcctcagcaccacataccaacaaagatgttgtgtccgccgagaactaaaaaataaatattaaaaaattctctctctcccctctcactctctctttaaaaaaaaatttaaaaaaatacaatattaataGCTTCATAATAATCTACTGTATAATAAGTTGGACAGACAGATACCTGGCCTTAGATTCTAGAAGGAGATTCTCCAAGGGACTTTTTAGAAGAAGTCTTCAGTGATGGAGAGGACAGAGTCCTCAATAACATTTTACAGCAAATTCAATATCGGATTTCATCTGGCTACTTTTGACCTTTAATAAAAGCCAGGGACTCGACATTAAAATGTCACTCTGAAGGCAATTCCTGGAGAGCACTGCAGTCCCATTATGAAGCTTTCTAGTGCCCAGCTCCATCCCAAGAGGGGTTTTAGGGTGCCGGGTGAGTGGATGCCACGTGTCTGTAGACCACCTCCATCAGCAGGACTGATTCTCTTTTTTCAGTGGGAGTTGAAGGGCAGGCAGAGCTGGCTTGGCCTGGGAACTGGGCCTGGGAATTAGGGCATTCAATTGACAGAAGCCCCTAGCACAGATGAGCTGGgcaggggagtggggggaggTGCTGCAGGGACCCACTGAAGGCTGTATATGCATGCATGTCGCCTTCCCTGGAGAAGAGGTTCAGAGCTTTGCTCTGGTTCTCAAAGATAGCCATGACCCTGAGAAGACAAGAAATCCTCATTTGGGGGACATCTCTATATGCTAGACACTGTAGTTTCTTTGGACCTTGACCTTGAGCACTACAGCTAGCCAGCCCTAGATTCAGGCTCAGCCTCAGGTTCCTTTTTGGGAAAAACACACCTGGATTATATACTCTCCAGGCTTTTAAGACTGCCTGATTTAGGTGGTCCTGCTCATGGAGATGGTTCACAGATACACACAGCATCCACCCAGCTCCTGGGATGGGGCTGGCCACCAAAAGCTTCATAATGGAACTTCAGTGCCCTTTCAGGCCTTTggagtggcttttttttttttttttttttttttgtagcatttTAATGTCAAGTCCCTGGCTTTTATTTAAGGTCAAATGTCTGACTGTAAGTCGCTCAGCTTTCCTGCGTCTCGGGGTTCTATTTGCTTTCTAGGTTGGGCACACTGATGCTTCTGAAGGGTCAGGGGTAGGTATATAAGCACTGCCCACAGGCTGTGCTGACCCAGGAAAACAGGCAGCCCTCAGCTCTGTAGGGCCAGGCCCAGAGCCCACAGGCAGAGGCAGGCCTGAGCATGGATGTCCTGGGGCTGCCCAAATGGGGAGCCAGGTTGCCTGTCCTCTGTTTTGGCAGGTACTACGTGGGGGACACCGTGGATGTCCTGTTTGAGAAGTGGTTCTACTGCAAGGATCTCGGCACCCAGTTGGCCCCTATCATCCAAGAGTGAGCCCTCAGCCCCTCGCTGTCCTGGGGCTGCACATCAGCATCTCCTGTGGTGCTGTCATGCCTGGGAATTAGGGAGAAAGTCTCCCCTCCTGCGGGTGGTTGGGGCTGGAGGGAGCCACCTGGAGAGACTGCTCCACAGAGCTGGGAGGGAAAGTGTGTGAGGGCCCCACAAGTGTGTGGGGGCTCCTGCACCCAGCAGTGTATGGAGTGTGTGTCTCCCCAGCTACTCAAGCAGGAATGCCCGCcattcctctctcctttctgttGTCCTTGCAGGTTCTTCCGCTCCGAGCAGTGCAGAACAGGAAAGCCCATCCCTGGTGAGGCCACTGGCAACaatcttcccccctccctccctttccacaATAGGATGGGTCTTGGCCTTAGATCTCAGGTGTCTCTTTTTGGGTACTCTGCCCAGTACTCAAGGTACTGAGGGAGATGGCACTGAATGGTACCCTCGCATGGCTACTGGTAATTGAGTTGGATCCAGGGCCTGGTCAATTGAGAGCTGGGGTCTCTGGATCTGTGCCTCTgggcctggggaggctgagcccAGAGGACACTGACCATAATCACACCTTGGATGCAGACCAGCTGCTCAAGGAGCCGCCATTCCCTCTGAGTACACGATCTGTCATGGAACCCGTGTCCCTGAAGGCTTGGCTGGATGGCCACCGCAGGGAGCTGCAGGCAGGCACATCCATCAACCTGTTTGGGGACACCTATGAGACACAGGTAATGCTGCCTCCTCCCTCACTCAGAGAGCAAGGGCTTTGCTATGGCTGGAGGCTTCATGCTCCCAAGCAATCTCTCTTTgctttcagcttcctgagcatcTGCAGCTTACCTCCTGCTAGGAATTCCAGTCACAGCCTGGAAGCTGGAGATCTGTTTGGGATAAGGGTTGTGTAGACATGCACAGAGAAAGAGCCAAACACAGCTTTTCATTCACCATGTATTGAGTGCCTATTCTGTCTCAGGCTTTGGCAGAAGAGCAGGATGGAGTCATTGCCTCACAAAGTGTGTGGTTTAGCCAAGTTCTCAGACAAGTTAATCCACAACTGCCATGATAGTGAGATACATTATTTGATAGAGAAGCTACAGGGAGCCAGAGGAGGTAAAGGAAGAATTCCAATAGGGAGAGAAGTCAAtaaaggcttcctggaggaggttaTAGGCAAGTTGAGTTTAAAGCTGGTTTAAAGGCATTTGCAAAGGTTGGAAGGGAGGTGGAGAGGATGTTCTAggtgagagagaaacagaagcaaaggcaTGAAGGCTTGAACCAGCCTGGACTGCAAGCTGGACAGCAAGTTCCAGATTTGGCTGGAGCACTGAGCACAAGCCCTTTTTGGCCCTGGTTGCTGACCATGCACCTCTGCTGAGGTTGTTGAgagctggggtggggaaggggaggcGGGGGGCAGGCGGTAGACCATGAAGCAGTACACAGGGCCCAAGTCCCAGCGGGTCTGCTGGGCTGGCAAGGTGGAAGAACTTGTCCTAGAGGCAACGGGGCTTCAAGCGTTGAAGCAGAGGAACCAGGAGACCAGAGTAGTGTTTCAAAAAGATCACCCTGTACTTTGCGGGGACTGATCAGGAGGGCATCAGGGCGAGCTGCCTGCAGGCTGGTGGTTCCCTCGTGTTGCAGTTTGCCCTGGCACATCCCATCTGGGAAGGATTAGTGCCCCCAGGAAGGGATGCTCACTGGGCACAGGCCTGCCCTTAGAGGTCTGGCCTGCTTCTTCTTGATACTACAGCTGCCCGGAGAGTTATGAGAGTAGAAGGTGGACCACGAATCCCGTCCCACCCCCTCATGCAGCAGTGGTGTCTGGCCCTGCACCCGCCTGCTGGCCTGCATCTGCCACTTTCACACCCTGATCTCACTTGTTTACACCAACAAATAGTCACTGCGTCCTGCGGGAGCACAGCCTGAGCACAGAGGCTGCAGGCTTTCAGGCCAACGCAGGTGGAAAGCCCTCAGCCTGGCTCTCCTCATCCCTCTTCAAACTGCGGCCAGACGCATAACACCCCACAGAGGAAGGGAGGTGGGCACCCTGTAGGAAGCTGAGGTGTGTGTCCCTAGTGTGCCCTGGGGCATGCTCAGGTGAGCAACTTGAGAGGAACCTCGGGTGTGATTGTCGGGGGCAGGCCTGCATGATGCCCAGGAGTACGTGGGCTGCAGGGAGGCCTTCTCCACGTCCTGGTCTCTGCCCCACACACAGGATGCAGCTAGTATAGGCCCCACCCCTGCACCACTTAGGTCTGGTGTCTTGGAGTCAGGTTCAAGGCCATCTCTCAAGTGGGGTAGGAAGCAGCAGAAAAATCTGTTTCACCTCCCGCCAGGTAATCGTCCATGGGCAAGGCAGGAGTAGAGGCCTGGAACAGGACGTGGACCTGTGGCTGTGGCAGCTGGCAAGTGGGGCCCAGGGAGAGGGTGGCACAACCTCGTGTCCGTGGGGATCAGGCTGTTACTGGGCTCGTGCTCCCATGGAGGGCCCTGCTCTCAGGTCTCCTTTCAAGGCAGACTTGGGGACATTCAGAGAGATGTTGAGGTCCCATGTCCTCTATTGGATTCTCCTGCTCTTCTTTCACAGGAAGGCTCCTCAGTGGTGACACTGGGGGAAGAGCACTTGGGCCTGGCCCCAGATGACAGCCTGCTGGTGCCAGCTGGGACCTCGTGAGTAAATGGGGGGATCCCAAACTGTGGGTCTGCCTTCCTTTCCCTGGAATCCTCAGGGTCTGGCTTTGCCTGACCCCGGCCCATCTGTCCCTCCCAGGTACGTGTGGGAGCGATCGCAAAGCTCTGTGGCCCTGTCTGTGACTCAGGACCCTTCCCGCAAGAAGTGCCTGGGGTGACATCTTGCTGTGGGCCCAAAGCAGTCACCATGTGCCTGAGTGCTATCCCGAGAGCCATCCCTGCCAAACAACTCTCCCAACCTCCACAGATTCTCCATGCACATCAGCTGAGCACCTCAGTGTGCCCCCTGCTGGGCCCTGGACATTGCCATCATTCACCCTCCTGCCATTCCCAGCCCAGAATGCCAGGCTCCTAGGGTCCCTGTaacctcccttcccctctaaaGCCATCAGCCCCTGTGGTTGAACATGTGGTGTGCCGTCCCATCCCTCTGTCCCCACGGATCCACTGCCCACCACTGAGAAGGACCTTAATAAAGGCTTCCTGGAGAACAAGCACCTGGGGGTCTCCACACACACAGGCATCATGAGTGGCCCACCCTACGTGCTCCCCAGTGACTTGTTACATCTGTAGTGTCAGGGCACCAGGTGACGAGGGACATGGTAGACTCTGTCACTGGGTATTCCAGCTGGTGGATGGGCATTCCTCACTGTGTGAGACCCCTACTGCAGTTGAGgtcatctctctccctcttcctctgtcccatatattttacatatactaCTCCTGCTCCTGCAGGAGCCAAGAAGAGAATAGGGAATATCCCAGGACATGAGTGAGGGCACAGCAGCTGAAAGAGGGTCTTAGTCCAGGTACATGAGGCGGGGATCCCAGATAGGAAATGATGAAAATTAGCccttctgctttttttgttttttaacattagCTCTGTGCCAGGGAATCCCCTGGCagtttttacataaattattatttcattttctcctcaagGCTCTCCAACAAGGTGGCAGTGCCCAAATGGTACAGATAAGGCCTGGGGAAGTTTGGGAATCAGACAGTGCTTCCCGAACAGGCCTGTTGGCACTCGGACCTCAGGCTGATCTCTCCACCATGCCCCTTTTGTGGTTGCAGCCCGTCTACCCTCAGCCTTGCCCAGACTGGAGCACAGGGCAGCGGTGAGAACTGGAGGATCTGAGGGAGAGTGGTTGCCACCATACCTGGGAACCGCAGGCCTAGTCCAACGTGGCAGCACAAGGCACAGGGCAGAAGCTGTCAGGCCCTGGAAACTGGAATCATAGCCTCCTGTTGTCTTGGGTTTTCAGGAGCCTGGAGTCTCACCTGCACACAGGACTGGACACGGGAGACAGGAACTGTACTATGGTCAAAGCCAATCCCTTTCTGTAGTGAATGCTGGGTGGGGGAGGGTTGACAAGGGGATTCAAGGACTGAGGTTGTTCTGTTTAGGGGACAAGTCCCCAgacccccataccaaaaaaaaaaaaaaaaaaagaaaaaagaaaaaaaaatgcagcaggGTTAGATGGTacactcctgcaatcccagctactcaggagcatgaggcaggagaattgcaagttcaaggccagcctgggcaaattagcaagaccctgtagcACACCCAGGGTTCCCTACTGTTGTATGTTGGTCATGGAGTCGTATGCATGCACTGAAAGTATTGGGGTGATAAAAAAGTGAAGGGAGACAATGAAAGGGATACAGAGGTGACTGCTACTATGTCCAAAattgttttcctgaaaaaaatctgTGTCATCTCGGAATGTTGGTGTAGCTCTGAGAATAGAGGTGTCAGTGCACAAAGACTGGAAAGTAATGTGCGACCCTAGCTTCCAGTGCtcaagaggctcagagaggatgGCTAAGATGTCGCCCTGTAAGAAGAGCACTGGACTTGACAATCAGATGGTCATTAGTGACTTGATGGAGTGGCTGCAGGAGGGGCAGAAGGGGAGCCACAGAGCACTCTAAGGAATTGAGGAATTCATGAGATTTGAAGTCATGGAGACAACTCCTTCCTCTTTCGACAAATTTGCCAATAAGGGAGCTGAGGTGAAGCTaagtagaggacagaggttttgGTGGTTGACATTTCTGTTGTTTCCTGGACTGAATGGAGAGATTTAATATAGtggcaggagaagaaaggaacgATGAGAATGAGATGATAAAGCAATTCATACTGTGAGTGCCAGGCCTTCTTCTAAGCACCTTACACATCCCAATTTCTTTAGTCCTATAAGGTAGACACAATTATTACCCATATTACAGATGAAAACATTGAGACCCAGAGAGGTTGAGGGACTTGCCCAATGCTACACTGCTAGTAAGTACCAGTCTGGTCTGGGTCAGGATACTCTATTGCAAGGCCCTagggagtgggtgggtggattCAACCTATGGATAGCAGGAGGGTCTGATTATGAGAGGTAGCAGGACACCTCCTCTGGTGAGGAGAATGGAACTATTTCAGAGTCTTGAGGAAGAAAGCTGACAGGATTATTAGGAGGCTTGGCTCTGTGGGAAGAGGGCTTAGAGATGACACGGGACTAAAGTGGCTCATTCTGGGAATAAGAAAACAATATCCCCAAGAATCTGTAAAAGGGTCACTAAGCAAGGAgccagcagggcacagtggtgcacacctgcaatcccagcaacttgggaggctgaggcaggaggatcccaagttgcaggtcagcctgggcaacttaccaaggaccagtctcaaaaaataaaaagtgctgggtatagctcaggggtagagcatccctgggttcaaaccccaataccAAACAGAACAAAATGCAAATGGACCGGGGTGTAAcctagtagtagagcacttgcctagcatgtgctagaccctgggtcccatccccagcactggaaaaccAAGAAGCCAGAAGAGGCCTGGAGAGTTGAGCAGCCACAGCTCTAGGGGAGTTGTCAGGGTTTCTGCGTGAACCTCCGCAGCTCAGGACCACTTCAGAGCAAGGGCAACTCATCCAGGAGAGGAGAAGCAGCTCCCCAGGAAGCCTGAGCATTAAAATGCGGCCCTGGCCTGGAATTAGGGGTGGCCTTCCTGGAGAGGCAGGGCACGCAACACTAGTGACAGATGACCTCCCAGGCGGGAGGCAGTACAAGTTGGGGTAGATGCACCAGAACCGTGCAGCACCTGAGGGATTCCACTAGGAAGGGGCCTCTGTGTTCTTCCCTGAGGGTTCTCTCTGCTTCCACAAAATCTCCCCTGACCATCATCCAGCGGTACTGACCTCCATCCCAGACTCCTGCACACTACCAACACGGCCTTAATCTCAACTTTTCCTCTCTCCAAGAACCTGGACACGTCCTACTTCTCCATGGAAACCCTTGGAAGAAACTCAGTGCCTACTTTTTGTCTTTCATCTCTCATAAAACCCAGCAAATAAGGGTCACACACAGGGTTCACCTCATCTTTCTCTGTGGTAACCTTGACAGAGAAACTAAAAGAGGGCAGTGGGACAGGGAAGCCCTGTGCTGAGCCACAGAAGCCCCCTCAATGTGCCATTCCAAGCTCCCTGGCACGGGTACCCAGAACTGATACAACTGTGACTCCTTGGGGTGGTTACTAGGGAAAGGTTTGCCTGCTGTTCTTTCTACCCCAAGACCTAGGGGGTGCAGGGTCAGGATGTGCATGAGAAAACACAGTCCCTCAGTAGAGAAAGGCTCCTGGGAATCTGGTGTGGCTGGGGACACAATCAAACTAGCCTGGCCTCATTACCTGAGACAAGACTCTGACATGGAGTCCTGGGGTGTGTGCGCCCAGAGCCTCAGAGCTGAGCCACCGTTCCAGTCAAGGAGAGCACAAAGCCAGGCATTATTTCCAGAAATTTATTGGAAACACGATACAAACTGATTAGTAGATGGCATCTCCTTAGACAGATGGTCCACGCTGGCATTACGCTGGAATGAATTACCCTGGGGAAGCACTTACGAGCACGGAAGCATGCCCTGGGTTaggggtctctggcctggagaACCAGAGACGCAGGGGAGAGGAACAGGAGGACGCAAAGAAAACTGGGACATGGCTTTCCTGAGGGGAGTGGGGAGGTGGGCTGCTAAATGAGTAGATCTCCCCCAAGGAAACCAGGAACAACTGCGAAGAATGaaggctccctccctccccaaagCACTGTTCCTCCAGGTGGAGGATAAAGAATCCACAAAGACCCAAGGGGGCAGCTCTGTCTCCTTCACCAGGGTCCAGGACAGCAGCATGAACACCGGGATGGGACACAACACGAGCAGGCAGGGCATAAACCCAGGCCGCTGGCCCTCAGGCCTGCGCCTGGCCTGCCCTCCAGCTGCTCTGCCCTTCCACACGCTGGGGGCTGACCCTGCGGGTTGCCGTTCTGGCTCCTAGGGAAGCTGGCTTCTGGCTGGGGTTAACTAACATGAAGCACCACAGAAATATGGAGGGCAAGAAGGGAGCGGTTAAGctccttctccccttctctccacAGGGAGCCTTTCTGACAGGGACTGTCAAAATATAGACCCCAGATGTGCCTTTGGGatctatattttgtccctggtgagcagaactctctctgcttcctggctgtcctgAAGGGCTCAGGGTGTGGGCGCTTCTTGCTGTTATTTCCAGGTGGTTCCTTGTTCCCCGATTCACGTCTGGTCTTTTttctatgggttttttttttttttcctgtgacaaATCTGAAATAAGCCCCTATGTTTGAAATACGGGGTGTGGTTTCTGCTTTCCCAGTTGGGCCCTGAGTGACAGAAACTGGGCTGTGGACTAGGCAGAAGAGTGAGAGGTCCCAGCAACAGCCTGCAATCCTCTCTTCCCCACAGTTAGGACATCAGAGGTGGTGCAGCGACTAAGGGGGGGCTGCCTGCTGAGTTCGTGCCTTTGCCCAGGAAGCAGCACCATAGACGTCTGGGCGGTGCAGATAGTCTCAGCACGTCCACTCAC
Protein-coding regions in this window:
- the Haao gene encoding 3-hydroxyanthranilate 3,4-dioxygenase produces the protein MERRVRVKTWVEDNRASFQPPVCNKLMHQEQLKIMFVGGPNIRKDYHIEEGEEVFYQLEGDMVLRVLERGKHRDVVIRQGEIFLLPAGVPHSPQRFANTMGLVIERRRLETELDGLRYYVGDTVDVLFEKWFYCKDLGTQLAPIIQEFFRSEQCRTGKPIPDQLLKEPPFPLSTRSVMEPVSLKAWLDGHRRELQAGTSINLFGDTYETQVIVHGQGRSRGLEQDVDLWLWQLASSSVVTLGEEHLGLAPDDSLLVPAGTSYVWERSQSSVALSVTQDPSRKKCLG